One Amorphoplanes digitatis genomic window carries:
- a CDS encoding GNAT family N-acetyltransferase, translating into MEIRSFRPGDAPEISDVIGRCLREVNSRDYPESVITLMCEHFTAGRIAELAGERQMFVAVEDGTVVGTVSRDGNKVFTMFVRPGTIGRGVGRQLMRHIEALAAAEGHAYMETGASISAHGFYQRLGYLDVRTSETDFGLNYILRKPLP; encoded by the coding sequence ATGGAGATCCGATCGTTCCGGCCCGGCGACGCCCCGGAGATCAGCGACGTCATCGGGCGCTGCCTGCGCGAGGTCAACAGCCGCGACTACCCGGAGAGCGTCATCACGCTGATGTGCGAGCACTTCACCGCCGGACGGATCGCGGAGCTCGCCGGGGAGCGGCAGATGTTCGTCGCCGTGGAGGACGGGACCGTCGTGGGCACGGTCTCCCGTGACGGCAACAAGGTCTTCACGATGTTCGTCCGGCCGGGGACGATCGGCAGAGGGGTGGGGCGACAACTCATGCGCCACATCGAGGCGCTGGCTGCGGCCGAGGGACACGCCTACATGGAGACCGGCGCCAGCATCTCCGCACACGGCTTCTACCAGCGCCTCGGCTACCTCGACGTGCGCACCAGCGAGACGGACTTCGGCCTCAACTACATTCTCCGAAAGCCGCTGCCGTAG